The following proteins are co-located in the Pedobacter sp. FW305-3-2-15-E-R2A2 genome:
- a CDS encoding ATP-binding protein, with amino-acid sequence MEKADEDIILAIIVSSITLVILAVFTTLFFLVFVRKKRILNRNKEELSRNFERQLLETRLEIQDQTLNNISQEIHDNFGQVLSFVKLSLNIAKTLPTPEKDEKINESTRLIAGVITDLRDLSKSLSFERIKIAGLYQVINDETDRLNRSGIIQTELQLTGQPFVLGPQTDLILYRMFQEILNNTIKHSGSKSMKIILGYHGELFTLHIKDFGNGFDSNQVKKPQGLGLSNMKQRAALIGASVAIDSQPGNGCSVSISLDRNNSILNSHEQNIHRPGR; translated from the coding sequence ATGGAAAAGGCCGACGAAGACATCATCCTAGCCATTATCGTCTCCAGTATCACATTGGTGATCCTCGCGGTATTTACTACCCTTTTTTTCCTGGTTTTTGTCAGAAAAAAGAGAATCCTTAACCGAAACAAGGAAGAGCTCAGCCGAAACTTTGAGCGGCAACTTCTGGAAACCAGGCTGGAGATCCAGGATCAGACCCTAAATAACATCAGTCAGGAGATCCACGATAACTTCGGACAAGTACTGTCCTTTGTAAAGCTATCCCTGAATATTGCCAAGACGCTCCCGACTCCGGAAAAGGACGAAAAGATTAACGAAAGCACACGGCTCATCGCCGGAGTAATCACCGACTTGAGAGACCTTTCCAAGAGCCTTAGTTTTGAGCGAATTAAGATTGCCGGACTTTATCAGGTCATCAATGATGAAACCGACCGGCTTAACCGAAGCGGCATTATTCAGACCGAGCTCCAGTTGACCGGTCAACCATTTGTCCTGGGCCCACAGACCGACCTGATTCTTTACAGGATGTTTCAGGAAATACTGAACAACACCATAAAGCATTCCGGCTCCAAGTCCATGAAAATTATCCTTGGCTATCATGGAGAACTATTTACACTGCACATTAAGGACTTTGGAAATGGCTTTGATAGCAATCAGGTGAAAAAACCGCAAGGTCTCGGTCTTTCCAACATGAAACAACGCGCTGCGCTTATTGGTGCCAGTGTCGCAATCGACAGTCAGCCGGGTAATGGCTGCTCAGTTAGTATCAGCCTCGACCGTAACAATAGCATACTCAATAGCCATGAACAAAATATCCATCGCCCTGGTAGATGA
- a CDS encoding response regulator transcription factor — protein sequence MNKISIALVDDHQLFRKGIASLIETFSDYEVIFDVGSGEELFERLSSKQQPRIILLDMNMPVMNGLQVASRIQKEYPGIAVIILSMVEDADTVLSVIKKGIKGYLLKDSDPSAFRNALDSVATDEVYFPSFVMRYMSDRYCSNTEIKLSERELEFLKLASSELTYKEIADQMFLSQRTIDGYRDSLFLKLQVKNRVGLVLYAIKHKIVEI from the coding sequence ATGAACAAAATATCCATCGCCCTGGTAGATGACCACCAGCTTTTTAGAAAAGGTATTGCATCCCTCATCGAGACATTTTCGGACTATGAGGTGATTTTTGATGTGGGTAGCGGAGAAGAACTCTTCGAACGATTATCTTCCAAACAACAACCCCGAATCATTCTATTGGATATGAATATGCCGGTTATGAATGGACTACAGGTCGCAAGCAGGATTCAGAAGGAATACCCCGGTATTGCCGTTATCATTCTTTCGATGGTAGAAGATGCAGACACTGTCCTATCCGTGATAAAAAAAGGAATTAAGGGATACCTCCTTAAAGATTCCGATCCATCAGCCTTCAGAAATGCACTGGATTCAGTCGCCACCGACGAAGTTTATTTCCCATCGTTTGTCATGCGCTACATGTCCGACCGATATTGCAGCAATACCGAAATCAAGCTCAGTGAGCGTGAACTTGAATTCTTAAAACTGGCCAGCTCAGAACTTACCTACAAGGAGATTGCAGACCAAATGTTCCTGAGTCAACGTACGATAGATGGATATCGTGACAGCTTGTTCCTAAAACTCCAGGTAAAGAATCGGGTTGGTCTGGTATTATACGCTATCAAACACAAGATCGTAGAAATCTAA
- a CDS encoding amidohydrolase, which translates to MENQNSASLGCTHCACNNPMWNILEEELFHPEKILKTAEGLTHQVVPEALSLVISGGTIRPLTDGRMDTVEAIGIHDGKVIATGSKTAVEAEMLKQGIVFKFKQLRDYEVLLPGFIDPHVHIVPTALLMGWLDLSRFDNQKLKPEYTPDTIGSIIKKERNGPNKEKYDKGAWLLGKGADPALMPFVYDPNAANNIGLTTFTCDSLDEIVNDVPLLMLSASMHTAYVNTKALKLTYDHTPDISDKMTFEEYKASNHGQLQEGVGMEPALKTIPLTQLSEMVIGCFSHLKAFIAEANKRGNTFLYDAGMNDAFKSLLKIYLHFYPNNIRIGAAKMCSSQKDADKLTPYEPVTEYSDIYYGNAKIISDGSNQGLTGYQSEHYCCLPDSKGKFNFTTDQDPEPVEVPAPYRALLNTIAIKWGWPLMTHANGDEAINFTIKVYEEVIKNQTGSPVRHRIEHASLLSDQNIKDMKRLEILPSFLIGHVGYWGYAFRTAIFDEKAEILDRCKSALDAGLRISLHTDCEVTQLGPLRMMEQSITRIMEAAPGNPEDHVLNAAECISPEQALRAVTTDAAYHCYAEKWVGSLAVGHFSDFVILKQDPLHLPSNYMKMRDIEVLETWKGGVMVHQLSVPEPVLNNA; encoded by the coding sequence ATGGAAAATCAAAATTCAGCCAGCCTTGGCTGTACGCATTGTGCATGCAACAACCCCATGTGGAACATCCTCGAAGAGGAATTATTTCATCCCGAAAAAATCTTAAAAACTGCAGAAGGATTAACCCATCAGGTCGTCCCGGAAGCTTTGTCGCTGGTCATTTCAGGTGGTACCATCAGACCGCTTACGGATGGAAGAATGGATACAGTCGAAGCGATCGGCATTCACGATGGTAAAGTCATCGCTACCGGCAGCAAAACCGCAGTAGAAGCAGAAATGCTTAAACAAGGAATCGTTTTCAAATTTAAACAGCTCCGGGACTATGAAGTCCTGCTCCCTGGATTTATAGACCCGCATGTTCATATCGTACCGACTGCCCTGCTGATGGGATGGCTGGATTTGAGCAGGTTCGATAACCAGAAATTAAAACCAGAATATACACCAGATACGATTGGCTCCATCATCAAAAAGGAACGGAATGGCCCCAACAAAGAGAAATACGACAAAGGAGCCTGGTTATTGGGTAAAGGAGCCGATCCGGCATTGATGCCTTTCGTATACGATCCCAATGCGGCGAACAACATCGGCCTGACCACTTTTACCTGCGATTCATTAGACGAAATCGTCAATGATGTACCCCTGCTGATGCTCAGCGCCTCTATGCATACCGCTTATGTAAACACCAAGGCCCTAAAGCTTACCTATGATCATACGCCAGACATCAGCGACAAAATGACTTTCGAGGAATATAAAGCAAGTAACCACGGACAACTGCAGGAAGGTGTTGGAATGGAACCCGCTTTGAAGACCATTCCGCTAACACAACTTTCAGAAATGGTGATTGGTTGTTTTTCTCATCTGAAAGCATTTATCGCTGAAGCAAATAAACGTGGAAATACCTTCCTCTATGATGCAGGAATGAATGATGCGTTCAAAAGCCTGCTCAAGATCTACCTTCATTTTTACCCGAATAACATCCGGATTGGTGCGGCAAAGATGTGCAGTTCACAAAAAGATGCCGATAAACTAACGCCATATGAACCGGTTACCGAATACTCAGATATTTACTATGGGAATGCAAAAATCATCTCGGATGGTTCTAACCAGGGTTTAACAGGCTACCAGTCTGAACATTATTGCTGCCTGCCGGATTCTAAAGGAAAATTTAATTTTACAACAGACCAGGATCCTGAACCTGTCGAAGTTCCGGCGCCCTACAGAGCACTCCTGAATACCATTGCCATAAAATGGGGCTGGCCACTCATGACCCATGCAAACGGAGATGAGGCCATCAACTTTACCATCAAGGTATATGAAGAGGTGATCAAAAACCAAACTGGCAGCCCGGTAAGACACCGGATAGAACATGCCTCCTTGCTTTCAGATCAAAACATTAAGGACATGAAAAGACTGGAAATTCTGCCAAGTTTCCTGATCGGACATGTTGGGTACTGGGGTTACGCTTTCCGTACCGCCATATTTGACGAAAAAGCCGAAATTCTGGACCGTTGCAAATCTGCACTTGATGCGGGTTTAAGGATCTCCCTGCATACCGATTGTGAGGTGACCCAGCTTGGCCCCTTACGCATGATGGAACAATCGATTACCAGAATCATGGAAGCAGCTCCTGGCAATCCTGAGGATCATGTCCTGAATGCGGCAGAATGTATCAGTCCGGAGCAAGCCCTGCGTGCGGTAACCACCGATGCGGCTTACCATTGCTATGCGGAAAAATGGGTAGGCAGTTTGGCAGTCGGCCATTTCTCAGATTTTGTCATCCTCAAACAAGACCCGCTCCATCTGCCATCGAATTACATGAAGATGCGTGATATCGAAGTCCTGGAAACCTGGAAAGGGGGAGTAATGGTTCATCAACTTTCTGTTCCCGAACCGGTTTTAAATAACGCTTAA
- a CDS encoding TonB-dependent receptor yields MKTLLIAFLSLSTLLFHSLKLKGQHIRSISAKIVDSKQEPLMGNALLRSPEDPAFVKGISFLNGSFELSDLHQKELTLKLTSLLFADTLIIIKYKGAAHIDLGTIIVKAPSVQLNEVQISAQVPLTRSLANGNLEVKVANTILANSGSLTEILSKAPNVIINDGQIAVAGKGEASIYLNGRLITSERMSAIPASQIEKIEIISNPSSRYDAEGKSVINIITKVNTEMGVLGSVSQQVTVSKFAGLNTNTMFDFNYNKGKLAVVGNYGLFQGKNRERLYTTRTRPAEEDYLRSELTTNWRRKLRNFSNFGLGVQYNISKDKNVSLGYSGNLEKQGGSQDSKNSITTREGTRFYTSDLKKNEQRLNQSFTLNYNQTIDTLGSVLFIGSQYSDFHADINDLIDERSLIDGADGFRAIKNDMEHQISISSTQADYTKVFRSREKLEFGLKFSYVNTNSGTNFLIADHGGDFKPDENLSSDFEYREKIPAAYLNYSGLIMGKTNFGIGFRGEWTDYVLNTSVAGGQVIRDHYFNLFPNLLLSRMITERLKLSAAYVSRITRPRYQALNPFVIYQDPFTTIEGNPNLQPEKVHAFELGANYRKIDLRVGYNYVIDPLSAAALRGSTPNSYVLKGINLDKSHAYFAALSVSTAVGFWTAINTVNLSYIKMIDDQFFFVSQPSRPQWYLYSNNTFNVKDLFKLQLLAWYLGDRSSGLYQDRSRSSISIGIDKDLFKGALKLKFLANDIFHQTNSSGNYSVGQTDIFYDRTYNNNYFRLMASYSFGKLKNSSYKNKATGQAENNRAN; encoded by the coding sequence ATGAAAACCCTGCTCATCGCATTCCTTAGTCTGTCGACTTTACTCTTCCATTCCCTAAAATTAAAAGGCCAACATATCCGAAGCATTTCTGCAAAGATAGTCGATTCAAAACAGGAGCCCCTGATGGGAAATGCATTGCTCCGTTCCCCTGAAGATCCTGCTTTTGTGAAGGGGATTAGTTTCCTGAATGGCAGCTTTGAGTTGTCGGATCTCCATCAGAAAGAACTGACTTTGAAACTGACCTCCTTGCTTTTTGCCGATACCCTGATCATCATAAAATACAAAGGCGCGGCGCATATTGATTTGGGAACCATCATCGTTAAAGCACCTTCTGTTCAGTTGAACGAGGTACAGATCAGTGCTCAAGTGCCATTAACCAGGTCTCTGGCAAACGGCAACCTGGAAGTGAAGGTGGCCAATACCATCCTTGCAAATAGCGGTTCCTTAACGGAGATCCTCAGCAAGGCTCCCAATGTCATCATCAATGACGGGCAGATTGCTGTGGCAGGCAAGGGCGAGGCCAGCATTTACCTCAATGGCAGGCTCATTACTTCCGAGCGGATGTCTGCGATTCCGGCCTCGCAGATAGAAAAGATTGAAATCATTTCCAATCCTTCTTCAAGATATGATGCAGAAGGAAAGTCGGTCATTAATATCATTACCAAGGTCAATACAGAGATGGGGGTGCTCGGATCTGTTAGTCAGCAGGTTACAGTATCTAAGTTTGCCGGATTGAATACCAATACCATGTTTGACTTCAACTACAACAAAGGAAAGCTTGCAGTGGTAGGGAATTACGGGCTGTTTCAGGGAAAGAACCGGGAGCGGCTCTACACCACCAGGACCAGGCCTGCTGAAGAAGATTACCTGCGATCGGAATTAACCACAAACTGGAGGCGTAAACTCCGTAACTTCTCCAACTTTGGATTGGGCGTCCAGTACAATATCAGTAAAGACAAAAACGTTTCTTTGGGCTATAGCGGGAATTTAGAAAAACAGGGGGGGAGTCAGGACAGCAAAAACAGCATTACCACCAGGGAAGGAACACGCTTTTATACCAGTGATCTCAAAAAGAACGAACAGCGGTTAAACCAATCCTTTACCCTTAATTATAACCAGACGATAGATACTCTGGGTTCCGTGTTATTTATCGGCAGTCAGTATTCTGATTTTCATGCCGACATCAATGACCTCATTGATGAACGGAGTCTGATTGATGGAGCAGATGGTTTCAGGGCCATAAAAAATGATATGGAGCATCAGATTTCGATTTCCAGTACCCAGGCAGATTATACCAAAGTCTTCCGTAGCAGAGAGAAGCTGGAGTTTGGACTTAAATTCAGCTACGTAAATACCAATTCGGGTACAAATTTCCTGATAGCAGATCATGGTGGAGATTTTAAGCCAGATGAAAACTTGTCCAGTGATTTTGAATACAGGGAAAAAATCCCCGCTGCTTACCTCAATTACAGCGGTTTGATCATGGGCAAGACGAACTTTGGAATAGGCTTCAGGGGAGAGTGGACCGATTATGTGTTAAATACAAGTGTGGCCGGAGGCCAGGTGATCAGGGACCATTATTTTAATCTCTTTCCGAACCTCTTGCTCAGCAGGATGATTACTGAGCGGCTTAAATTGAGTGCCGCCTATGTGTCGAGGATTACCCGGCCGAGGTATCAGGCATTAAATCCCTTTGTAATTTATCAGGATCCTTTTACCACCATAGAAGGTAATCCCAACCTGCAGCCAGAGAAAGTCCATGCTTTCGAATTGGGCGCAAATTACCGGAAAATCGACCTGAGGGTAGGCTACAACTATGTGATAGACCCACTGAGTGCCGCTGCTTTGAGAGGCAGTACACCAAACAGTTATGTTTTAAAAGGCATCAATCTTGATAAAAGTCATGCTTATTTCGCAGCGCTTTCGGTCTCGACAGCTGTCGGATTCTGGACCGCCATAAATACCGTTAACCTGAGCTATATCAAAATGATAGACGATCAGTTTTTCTTTGTATCTCAGCCTTCAAGGCCGCAGTGGTATTTGTATTCCAATAATACCTTTAATGTGAAAGACCTGTTTAAATTACAGCTATTGGCCTGGTATCTTGGAGACCGCTCTTCCGGACTGTACCAGGACCGAAGCCGGTCTTCTATTAGTATAGGTATTGATAAAGACCTTTTCAAAGGCGCACTGAAGTTGAAGTTTCTGGCAAACGATATTTTTCATCAAACAAATAGTTCCGGAAATTACAGCGTTGGGCAAACCGATATCTTCTACGACAGAACCTATAACAACAACTATTTCAGACTGATGGCCAGCTACAGTTTTGGGAAACTGAAAAACAGCAGTTACAAAAATAAGGCGACAGGACAGGCGGAAAACAACAGGGCAAACTGA
- a CDS encoding helix-turn-helix domain-containing protein translates to MQISVNFKAICSTFDQPQPLNHFMNVGKELLFFFSALGAFNGLILSLYFFLFTRKKYLSSYFLGALLFALSVRIGKSVFLYFDGTLPKIYLQIGLSACFFIGPFLYCFLKSAVQGLEVMPKSWKWMIASLFLLVLVAGIAYPYENYSWLWNQYFSKIIYLQWLIYVLISSFVMKGILKNLFTKGHQLNAAEIWLLMIYVGNVVIFITFFLSLIRAPFSSYISGSIGFSLILYLIISVLLYRKKTDDLFLLAPNKYSGKKLNDQDAGVLLGKLEKLMNEQTVYRNPDLKIGDLSKGINVTSHQLSQFLNDNLGKNFTTFVNEFRIKEACRIISTDHRLTLESIGYEVGFNAKSTFFAAFKKFTGTTPLNYQQNTLKK, encoded by the coding sequence ATGCAGATCAGTGTCAATTTTAAAGCCATTTGCAGTACCTTTGATCAGCCTCAACCTCTAAACCATTTTATGAACGTCGGTAAGGAACTTTTGTTTTTTTTTAGTGCTTTAGGAGCATTTAACGGGTTAATCCTGAGCTTGTATTTTTTCTTGTTTACCCGTAAGAAGTACCTGAGCAGTTATTTTCTTGGCGCATTGTTGTTTGCTTTAAGTGTGCGGATTGGGAAATCTGTTTTTTTATATTTTGATGGGACGCTTCCGAAGATTTACCTGCAGATTGGTCTTTCCGCCTGCTTTTTTATCGGCCCTTTCCTGTATTGTTTTCTGAAATCCGCCGTTCAGGGATTGGAAGTCATGCCCAAATCCTGGAAATGGATGATTGCTTCCTTGTTTCTCCTCGTACTCGTTGCAGGTATTGCTTATCCCTATGAAAACTATTCCTGGCTCTGGAATCAATATTTTAGCAAGATCATTTATTTGCAATGGCTTATTTATGTGCTCATTTCTTCCTTTGTGATGAAAGGTATACTGAAAAATCTGTTTACAAAAGGGCATCAGCTGAATGCTGCTGAGATCTGGCTGCTTATGATTTATGTTGGAAATGTAGTGATCTTTATTACTTTTTTTTTAAGTCTGATCCGGGCGCCGTTTTCCTCCTATATCAGTGGTTCCATTGGTTTTTCTCTCATTTTATACCTGATTATCTCTGTACTTTTATACCGCAAGAAGACCGACGATTTGTTTCTGCTCGCTCCGAATAAATATTCAGGTAAAAAACTGAATGACCAGGATGCAGGAGTTTTACTTGGGAAGCTGGAAAAGCTCATGAACGAGCAGACCGTTTACCGAAATCCGGATTTAAAAATAGGGGATTTGTCAAAAGGAATCAATGTGACCAGTCATCAATTGTCGCAGTTTTTGAATGATAACCTCGGAAAAAACTTCACCACCTTTGTGAATGAGTTCCGGATCAAAGAGGCTTGCAGGATCATTTCAACAGACCATAGACTTACCCTGGAATCTATAGGTTACGAGGTCGGTTTTAACGCGAAGTCGACTTTCTTTGCTGCTTTTAAGAAATTTACAGGAACTACGCCCTTGAATTATCAGCAGAATACGTTGAAAAAGTAA
- a CDS encoding glucosidase, which translates to MSQEAKRIKTEGWKKWGPYVSNRQWGTVREDYSDNGDAWQSSTHDMARSKAWRWGEEAIGGISDDRQLLCFAPSFWNGNDPILKEIFYGLSNTEGNHGEDVKELFYYLDSSPSHSYLKMLYKYPQQVFPYESLLQENARRSKEDPEFELIDTGIFDNNEYFDIFIEYAKSDTEDILIKITAHNRSENTAPLTVLPTLWFRNRWSWGHHDKDLSISAKNETELAIQHHTLGDYFFYAENPSQWLFTENESNTMRLYNYDNGKKYYKDAINSFVVDKLKKAVNPEETGSKVAALCHFEIPAGGSTTLQFRLCKGARNKPFADFQKIFALRKQETDDFYRDLQKKTKSAEEQLIQRQALAGLLWNKQFYNYSVSRWLKGDPAELPPPAGHSSSRNLNWKHINNADIISMPDKWEFPWYASWDLGFHCLSLALVDADFAKQQLSILCKEWYMHPNGQLPAYEWNFDDTNPPVHAWATLEVYKMDKQQNNGKGDLFFLESVFQKLLINFTWWVNRKDDKGSNIFSGGFLGLDNIGVFDRNTILPSGMRIEQADGTSWMAMYALNMMQISLELALHNKVYEDMASKFFEHFLYIAGAVMNIMGDGDTGLWDEEDGFFYDELSTGDSHSVKLKLRSMVGLIPLFAVEVITDETLKKLPKFAARMQWFLEHRQDLASLVSRWTEKGTDDKHLLSLLRGHRMKLILNRMLDEAEFLSDYGIRSLSKSYEQQPYVFPTEKEEFVVKYVPGESDSGMFGGNSNWRGPIWMPVNFLIIQSLLRFHDYYSDDFKVEYPKGSGNFLSLKEIAHALSQRLISIFKQDEEGKRACFGANEKLQTDPEFKDYLLFNEYFNGDNGKGLGASHQTGWTALIANLLIEP; encoded by the coding sequence ATGAGTCAGGAAGCAAAGCGCATTAAAACAGAGGGTTGGAAAAAATGGGGACCATACGTCTCGAACCGCCAATGGGGAACGGTGAGGGAAGATTATAGTGATAATGGCGATGCCTGGCAATCCAGCACCCATGATATGGCCAGAAGTAAAGCCTGGCGATGGGGAGAAGAAGCGATTGGCGGCATCTCCGACGACCGCCAGTTGCTGTGTTTTGCCCCTTCTTTCTGGAATGGAAATGACCCCATTCTTAAAGAAATCTTTTACGGCCTCAGCAATACGGAAGGCAATCATGGTGAAGATGTCAAAGAACTCTTTTACTACCTGGACTCCTCACCTAGCCATTCTTACCTGAAAATGCTGTACAAATATCCGCAGCAGGTATTTCCTTATGAATCACTATTGCAGGAAAATGCCCGCCGCAGCAAAGAAGACCCGGAATTTGAATTGATAGACACTGGGATCTTCGACAACAATGAGTACTTCGATATTTTTATCGAATACGCAAAATCTGATACGGAAGATATCCTGATTAAAATTACAGCACATAATCGAAGCGAGAACACAGCGCCCTTAACAGTCCTTCCTACCCTTTGGTTTCGCAACCGCTGGTCCTGGGGCCATCACGATAAAGACCTGTCCATTTCTGCAAAAAATGAAACAGAACTGGCCATTCAGCACCATACGTTAGGGGATTACTTTTTTTACGCAGAAAATCCCTCACAATGGTTGTTTACCGAGAATGAAAGCAATACCATGAGGCTGTATAACTACGATAATGGCAAAAAATACTATAAAGATGCCATCAATAGCTTTGTGGTAGATAAGCTAAAGAAAGCGGTCAACCCGGAAGAAACAGGTAGCAAAGTGGCTGCATTATGCCATTTCGAGATCCCGGCGGGGGGATCCACAACCTTGCAATTCCGGTTGTGTAAAGGAGCAAGAAACAAACCTTTCGCCGATTTCCAAAAGATATTTGCACTGCGCAAACAGGAAACGGACGATTTTTACCGGGATTTACAAAAGAAAACGAAATCTGCCGAGGAGCAGTTAATTCAACGTCAGGCTTTAGCAGGACTGCTTTGGAATAAACAGTTTTACAATTACAGTGTGAGCCGCTGGCTGAAAGGCGACCCTGCAGAACTCCCTCCTCCGGCAGGTCATAGCAGCTCCCGAAACCTGAACTGGAAGCACATCAACAATGCCGACATCATCTCGATGCCTGACAAATGGGAATTTCCATGGTATGCTTCCTGGGACCTGGGCTTTCATTGCCTCAGCCTTGCGCTGGTAGATGCCGACTTTGCCAAACAACAGCTCTCCATACTTTGTAAAGAGTGGTATATGCACCCAAACGGACAGTTGCCGGCCTACGAATGGAATTTCGACGATACGAATCCTCCGGTTCATGCCTGGGCGACATTGGAGGTCTATAAAATGGACAAACAGCAAAATAACGGCAAAGGCGACCTGTTTTTTCTGGAATCTGTTTTCCAAAAACTCCTGATCAACTTTACCTGGTGGGTAAACCGAAAAGACGATAAAGGAAGTAACATTTTTTCCGGCGGTTTCCTTGGCCTGGACAATATCGGTGTGTTTGACCGCAATACCATACTTCCCTCGGGCATGCGCATAGAACAGGCAGATGGAACGAGCTGGATGGCGATGTATGCCCTCAATATGATGCAGATCTCGCTGGAACTGGCGCTCCATAACAAGGTCTATGAAGATATGGCTTCAAAATTCTTCGAGCATTTTCTGTATATCGCAGGTGCAGTGATGAACATCATGGGGGATGGCGATACCGGACTCTGGGATGAAGAAGATGGCTTTTTTTACGATGAATTGTCTACCGGAGACAGCCATTCGGTAAAGCTGAAACTCCGCAGTATGGTGGGTCTGATCCCCTTATTTGCGGTAGAAGTGATCACAGATGAGACCTTAAAGAAGCTGCCTAAATTTGCCGCGAGAATGCAATGGTTTCTGGAACATCGCCAGGATCTGGCCTCCCTGGTTTCCCGCTGGACAGAAAAAGGAACCGACGACAAGCACTTGCTGAGTCTGCTTCGCGGTCACCGGATGAAACTGATCCTGAACAGAATGCTGGATGAAGCGGAGTTTTTAAGCGATTATGGCATCAGAAGCCTTTCCAAAAGCTACGAACAGCAACCTTATGTATTTCCAACAGAAAAGGAAGAATTCGTGGTAAAATATGTGCCGGGAGAAAGCGATAGTGGCATGTTCGGCGGCAACAGCAATTGGCGTGGCCCGATCTGGATGCCTGTCAATTTCCTGATCATCCAGAGTCTCCTCCGCTTTCATGACTATTATTCCGATGATTTTAAGGTGGAATACCCTAAAGGCTCTGGAAACTTCCTGTCTCTGAAAGAGATCGCCCATGCGCTCTCCCAAAGACTGATCTCGATCTTTAAACAGGATGAAGAGGGCAAACGGGCTTGCTTTGGCGCAAATGAAAAATTACAAACCGATCCGGAGTTTAAAGATTATCTGCTTTTTAACGAATATTTTAACGGAGACAATGGCAAAGGACTGGGCGCTTCTCATCAAACCGGCTGGACGGCATTAATCGCTAACCTCCTGATCGAGCCATAA